atataaacaaatcggagagagaaaaagaagtaCACTCTCAACTCACGATTCAGACAGATAGATTCCATCCCTTCACCAGATCTGTTATTGCTGACTTCGATTTTAAAATCCAAATTCTCAAATATCAATTCTGGAAGATCAAGGGAAGATCAtcgaagaggaggaggaagaggaagaggaagaggaggcaGCTGTTCCCCAACAATCGGCCATGGCAGTGCCGGTAGTGAGGTTCCCGATCTTCTTGCTCGTCAGGATCATCGGGCTCGTTGTAATGTCGCTGGTCCTGACGTGGACCGTGCACTACAGAGGAGGCTTGGCTCTCATCTCCGACAACAAAGATCTCATCTTTAATGTAATTTCTCTCTCGCCCCTTGAATCATGCTTCCGTTTTAGCTTCTTCTATGCTAATGGAGATTACGTGTTTGATATAATGTGTCTTAGAAAGTATAGCCAATACTTTTGTCTGCGAATCTTCATGGACCATTGAAACATAACTATAAGCGTTTATAATCAGAGCAAGAGGCGGATTGGTTTGATTCTTATGTGTGCTTGTATGTTTCATCTGCAGGTGCATCCTGTTTTAATGGTGCTTAGCTTTGTACTTCTAAATGGTGAAGGTAATTCCAACCATTCTAGAATCATCTCTCTTTTACTACTACTGCTATACAAGGAGGAACATGTTTGAATGATAGGATTTTGGAAGTATGCCaatgttttgtttgtttgtggtAGCTAAGTCTCATGTGAGGATATTTATGTTCGAGTAATACTACATATACTCTCACTTTTTAAGAATTGTGTGGCTAGAGTTTTACTCCCTGAGGGACTCTCGTTTTCCTTTTTGTACCTTAGGGATCAGGGAACTTGAATACCTTGATCTTAGGTGCAGGAGGCCTTGAGCTAAGGTCATTGTGTCATGAGATGGATATTTGTGTATCCTTGGTTATGCTATTTTGGTAGTTCAGTTAACTATCTTGAACATGCTTCGTTTGCCTCAAGCTGAACAGGATTTCCTTAATGGGGTCATGCTTATTCTGTGAGTTTATTGGTTGAAACTGGCTTTACCTTATCTGGAACACAATCCTATAATATGCTTCACCTTGAGGTTTTGCTTCCTTATCTTTCACAGAACTCTTCAAAGTGTTACATAATTGCACCGATAAACTCAAAATTTTAGTAAGAACTGTCATGTCTGAAATGCTTAAAGTCATTCCATCCCCTATTTGCATTGCCATTTCATGCATTCCAATAGGATTTTGCACGTTCTACCCTTCTTGTAGGATTTCCTCAGCTAACACGAACTAGTGTATGCAGCTCATTAGGGCACTAATCCCAGTAACTGTTATGGATTGTTACAGCAATGCTGGCTTACAAGACAGTCTCGGGAACAAAGAACTACAAAAAATTAGTCCATCTCGCTCTGCAATTCCTGGCTTTCTTTTTGGGTCTGATCGGTGTATGGGCTGCTTTGAAGTTTCACAACGACAAGGGCATTGACAACTTTTACAGCCTCCACTCGTGGTTGGGTCTAGCTTGTCTCTTTTTGTTTGGCATTCAGGTGTGCTTCTTAATACTTAACACTTAATGCATCCTCTTTTACGTTGTCATATTCTGTCACCTTGCACCATTCTTGTTTCTATATCAATTCTGGTAGCTCATGTTAATCTGTCTTCAACAATTCCCTCCCCACAGTGGGCTGCGGGTTTTTCAACCTTCTGGTATCCAGGCGGTTCAAGGAACAGCAGAGCTAGTCTCCTACCATGGCATGTCTTTTTCGGGGTTTATATCTATGCCCTAGCAGTTGCTACTTGCACAACGGGGATATTAGAGAAGGCGACGTTTCTTCAAACCAACCATGTTATATCGCGCTATTCCACCGAGGCGTTGTTGGTGAATTCTATGGGTGTGTTGATTGTTGTCTTGTGCGGTTTGGTCATTCTTGCTGTTGTCTCACCTGTAAGTGGAAAAGGTGACATTATGAGAGACTAGGTGCAAGTTGGTGTTGGTTTTGGTGTTTTACTTATGCAAGACATGCATTGAAAAGGATATAGACAAAATGACTTTCCCATAAATCAAAGATATAGATGTAGCATACATTTGTGGCatgcaataaatttttttcatacatTTATTGAAGTTGTTCAGTGCAATGGCTAATAAATTGGCTAAAAATGGCGTGAATTTGAGACCCCTCGGACATTTCTGATGCAACATCTAATCTAATAGAGGATCAAATGGGATTCCCAAGAGTCAAAAAAGCTATTATACGTCACAAGTAGGATTGGTGCTGATTCAAAATTTCAACATTCCAAACCCCTTGCTCCAACCCAACAACAAACCACGACATATAACTCAAAACACAACTTTGATTGCAACAAAACTCTTTGCCTTACACACTTAAATGACTTGAACTATGCTTGTTACTACTTGATGCAAAGAAACAAAAGCAGGAAACCACCTGGACATGATTCTTAATAGAAAACAAAACTTGTAAAAGCTTTTACTTCTCAGCTTTGCAAACAGTAGCAAGGGAGAAAAGAATGAGAACAAAATTGATGTTTTCCAATAACAGGACAGCCTCTTAAGAAAATTGAACAAGTGTTTCAAAAACTACCCTGAGAGGCGGAGAAATCGCTCTCTTCACGGGGTCATGTAAAAATAGGAAATCCAAAATCTCGAGTAGTACATCACAAGACAAATCATTATTCCACGAGAACCAAGAATTAAACTACGGATGTAAAAGAAATTTTAGTGTTCACAGCAGATGCCTCAAATTGCTTCCTCAGCAAGATAGGGGACTCCAACAGCAATTGACACCGGGCTGACGAGATCAAAATCGCTCTTCTGTATTAACCCTTGAAGCTCTGACATTTCCTGTTGCCCTCTAAGTCCACAAGTGTTCTCTGCGGTATTCTCGAACAATGACAGGTACACTTGTTGGAGGAATCTGTAAAAAAGCATGGAAGCAATGTGggtaaaagaatatatatacaaacaagcAGAAAAGCCAATCTTTGCGTTTTCTGAATCAGAGTATGGATTAATTGCTGATAGAATAGAAATATAAGCTCCAGACTGCTTACCATTCCATAATCTGTGATTATCATTGACACATAATCCGCTGGTGTTGCATCATAACTGTCCCAGTGTAAATAAGAAGGGTAAGCTTTGGTGGATACAAGGAAAATATCACATGCCAATAAGGAAAAGATACTTACATCAGATTCAGAAGTTGTAGATTTTCACTACTAGACCAATTATCCAAATGTTTGACTGCCTTACCACCAGGAACATTTGCAATTGCTTCTGGATCACCTATGTTATTGCAAGAATAATAGCTAAAGTGGCAGATACAAAGAATTCTTTAAATAGAGAAGGATATAAATTGCTAGAACTAGAGGAtgaacaagaagaaaaaaaaaacacataccaAGTTCATTAGAACAAATTGAGTCAAGTTGAACCCTCTCATGAAATTTATATGCCTCACAGCATATCAGGACAGGAACACGAAATTGATGAGCAACCATAGCAACACATGCAGTGCCAACCCTTGAGTAAACAGTTCCATTGGACAAAATTGATGCGGCACCCAGAAATACTCGAGTAGCTTCATGCATAATGTAGGAAACCGCATTTATATGAGTATATGTACAGTTAATACCCTTTGCAACCAACCTACGAAGCAGTAATCTCCCTTCAAGTTTTGGACGTGAATCCACTACTATAACACGGAAGTCCCTACCAAGCTCATGAGCATgtaaaaatatcatttcaacAGCAGAAGATGATCCATATGTGAGAAGAACATCACCATCTCTGATCTTGGTTACTGCATGCTTGACTATTACCTTATCTGCAATTATTATCTTCTCATTTATAAAATGGTCAATATCTGTTATAAGAGTTACTTTTGCTTCTGATTCTGACAAAGTCAAAGGTAATTTGGCAATCTTAGTTTTAAGAAACCTAATTGCATTTCCCATAGTGATTGAGAGTGGCCTGCATCCAATTAGAAATGACACgtaacaattaatttttgtaGTCAAGTCCCTGATTAGAGTCTTTTCTGGTGGGGTCGAGTAGTCTTTGATTGATTCCTGGAAAGCTTGAAGCATAGCAATACAACGGGCATTACCACCAGATATATCTCCAGCCAAGTACCTTAGCCCAACCTGAAAAGGAAGTTTTCATAAGAAACTATTATGGAGCATGGAAATGTGAGTAGAAGCTGGAGATAGACTCATACTCACATCTCTTGTGTATGTACAACATATGACTTGAAATTTACATCCCTTATGATATTTTAGGGTATTCAATGCTCTATCACAGAGTATAACTTTGATTGTATGCCAAGATTGCTTGATCAAAAATTGACAAATTAGTCCCTCCTTATAGATGGAATTTAGTCCCCATTCATTTAGGGATATTTGAATTGGTTATTGTTAAAATGTCATTGGTACTTTGGAGATTTTAAATCTTGGGCATTCATTAGTTGAGTTATTCATTGTAATTTCATCATATCaagcaaaaaatataaataaagaaatatataaaaggTAGATAGTAGGGTGGGAATggaaaaaattaacataatttttgCATTTAACTTTTAAGAGCTATGGGTCATTTTGGTTAACAGTGCACCTCAGGAAGTACCTTAAATACAGCAGGATGAACTGGATCTAATTGGAAGAACTTTGACTCAAGCTCAGGAAGCCGTGTTCCATGTTCATATTGAGGCAGGTGTCTAAATAGTTCAACCCTATTCCTTGCCTCAGTTTGTTTTACTACTGAACGCTTCTTTGCCTTTTCCACGCGGCTCTTGTCATCAAACTGCATGCGTGGGTGAGGCACGTCTTTTTTCCTATCTTTATCAGCTGGACGATCACTACCTCTTTTTTCAGAAGTTCCAACTGGAGAGCTGTCTTTCCTTTGAATAGGAGCCTTAGAAGCCTTTCCAGAGTTTGCACTTGCAGTAGTAACTTCTCCAGAAGCAGCAGGAGCAATCTTACTTCCATCAGCTGGATAAACATTGCATCACAAAGAATGATAGCAGGTATTCAAATTTCGTGTAAGTCAAGACTTTCAAGCAAAGAAGTGCAGtgattatcatttttttaaaattctttgtTTGGTAGTCTGCACATCAGATGGGGTGGGGATTGAACTCCTAATCTTAGGTCTAGGAGGCCTCACATCGAATCACTAGACGCAACAGTCACTGGTTATTAAGGCCTTTGACATTGAAAAGCCCTGTGGATACAGCCTCCCCAGTTTCATTCGTTTGATAACAATAGCAATACCCTGGAACTTGGTTTTCCAGCTCAGTTATCCTGGACCTCCAGTACTAAGAGTGCTTAAAAAACCTTGAATTACTTTTCCTCTCTCCCCCAAACCCCCAAAACAACattttgatgctttcaagaaAATTGTTACTATAACAATTTATAAGTAATGCAGAATAAGTTCTATAGAGTGGACTGAAATAAATTATGGAGTACCTTTAGCTGCAGCTTTTGCAGCCCGTTGAGCCTCCTGAAGGGCGCGCCTTTCAGCCTTGGTGGTTTTCTCCTTCAATGGTTTTGAACTTGATGCTCGCTCTTTATTTGCTGCAGCAGATGCTCGTCCATCTTTCTCTACACAAGTAGCAgaattaatttacaattaaaacGGCATCCCCTTGAATAGAACCGTGTCAACccagggagagagagagatataacAATACCTGCTACCTCTGGAGGTTCGTTCACAATGGAAACTGTGGTTAAACCAGCTGAGCGAAAGCTATTGTTCTGCTTAGCGCCCGTCATGTCGAATCCCCCAGCAGGAAGCGAGGTCGCGAACTTTCCAGAATCTCCCTTGCCAGTTCGGCTCAGCGAAATAGCATCCTCGGTGAAGTCAGACGCAGTAGGGGAAGTGAATTCCGAGGGATTGTAGCTGCCGACCGGGATGGAGTCGCGGTGGAGCGGGGAGTTCGGAACCGGAGGGAAGTGAGCCGCGACGCGAGAGAGGTCAGACGACAAGTGGCGCGGCGGCGGAATCATCACCGGAGACAGCGAGTTACCGGAGGGGGATATATCGGATACGGGAGGAGAGGATGAGATCGGATCGGGCGGACCCGATTGGGAACGGTCCGGCGGGGCTCCGGGCGCGAAGAACCCTACTTGACGGACCTTCGGGTCGCTCACGGCCCGCGAAACTCGGCGAGAGTCCATTG
This portion of the Ipomoea triloba cultivar NCNSP0323 chromosome 5, ASM357664v1 genome encodes:
- the LOC116019007 gene encoding probable transmembrane ascorbate ferrireductase 2 — protein: MAVPVVRFPIFLLVRIIGLVVMSLVLTWTVHYRGGLALISDNKDLIFNVHPVLMVLSFVLLNGEAMLAYKTVSGTKNYKKLVHLALQFLAFFLGLIGVWAALKFHNDKGIDNFYSLHSWLGLACLFLFGIQWAAGFSTFWYPGGSRNSRASLLPWHVFFGVYIYALAVATCTTGILEKATFLQTNHVISRYSTEALLVNSMGVLIVVLCGLVILAVVSPVSGKGDIMRD
- the LOC116019892 gene encoding translation initiation factor eIF-2B subunit delta, translated to MDSRRVSRAVSDPKVRQVGFFAPGAPPDRSQSGPPDPISSSPPVSDISPSGNSLSPVMIPPPRHLSSDLSRVAAHFPPVPNSPLHRDSIPVGSYNPSEFTSPTASDFTEDAISLSRTGKGDSGKFATSLPAGGFDMTGAKQNNSFRSAGLTTVSIVNEPPEVAEKDGRASAAANKERASSSKPLKEKTTKAERRALQEAQRAAKAAAKADGSKIAPAASGEVTTASANSGKASKAPIQRKDSSPVGTSEKRGSDRPADKDRKKDVPHPRMQFDDKSRVEKAKKRSVVKQTEARNRVELFRHLPQYEHGTRLPELESKFFQLDPVHPAVFKVGLRYLAGDISGGNARCIAMLQAFQESIKDYSTPPEKTLIRDLTTKINCYVSFLIGCRPLSITMGNAIRFLKTKIAKLPLTLSESEAKVTLITDIDHFINEKIIIADKVIVKHAVTKIRDGDVLLTYGSSSAVEMIFLHAHELGRDFRVIVVDSRPKLEGRLLLRRLVAKGINCTYTHINAVSYIMHEATRVFLGAASILSNGTVYSRVGTACVAMVAHQFRVPVLICCEAYKFHERVQLDSICSNELGDPEAIANVPGGKAVKHLDNWSSSENLQLLNLIYDATPADYVSMIITDYGMIPPTSVPVIVREYRREHLWT